One genomic window of Serinus canaria isolate serCan28SL12 chromosome 4, serCan2020, whole genome shotgun sequence includes the following:
- the PCM1 gene encoding pericentriolar material 1 protein isoform X16, translating into MATGGAPFEEGMNDQDLPSWSNESLDDRLNNTDWGGQQKKANRSSEKNKKKLSGEGDTRLTNDISPESSPGMERRKTRTSHSFPHARYMTQMSVPEQAELERLKQRINFSDLDQRSIGSDSQGRATAANNKRQLNENKKPFNFLSVQINTNKSKDPASGSQKKEGGVSAQCKELFGAALSKDFLQNCQASAQEDGRGEQAMDSSQIVSRLVQIRDYIAKASSMRDDLVEKNERSANVERLSHLIDDLKEQEKSYLKFLQKMLARENEEDDVRTIDSAVGSGSVGESTSLNIDVQSEASDTTEVSFSLSCRPRIEDKLGNSAAREQVTDIDVTPSPKGKRERAALNDREIWPCGINSQDLGLLSKARDPQQEAKEELENLKKQHDLLKRMLQQQEELKALQGRQAALLALQHKAEQAIAVLDDSVVTETTGSVSGVSLTSELNEELNDLIQRFHNQLHDSQTQSVPDNRRQAESLSLTREISQSRNSSMCEHQSDEKAQLFNKMRMLQGKKQKMDKLLGELHTLRDQHLNNSSFFPASSSPQRSVDQRSTTSAASGPVGIVTVVNGEPNSLASAPYPPDSLVSQNESEEDENLNPTEKLQKLNEVRKRLNELRELVHYYEQTSDMMADAVNENTKEEEETEESESDSEHEDPQPVTNIRNPQGISSWSEINSNSNVQCGANNRDGRHLNTDCEINNRSAANIRTLNMSSALDCHNRENDKRLDLPQGEDDEVEDRVSEDSMSSHRSSLGDVAGDAEFEQKINRLIAAKQKLRQLQNLAAMVQDDDPEPQGAVANASNIGDLLGEVEETKQQPNNVRASSNKLKKDVRLNEKAREKFYEAKLQQQQRELKQLQEERRKLFEIQEKIQVLQKACPDLQLSAGLGNCPANRQTSQATSTPATNECNTAGKPLFECDESLPVGSEQLWSEMRRHEILREELRQRRKQLEALMAEDQRRRELAETISAVAASVKSEGSEAQCTPRQSRTEKTMATWGGSTQCALEEENGDEDGYLSDGGGQAEEEEEDASSLNDSFSVYPNNNIPENAYFGKGNKDRWKNCRPLSADGNYRPVSKARQQQNINMRRQENFRWMSELSYVEEKERWQEQINQLKKQHEFSVSICQTLMQDQQTLSCLLQTLLTGPYSMMPNNVASSQIHLIMHQLNQCYTQLTWQQNNVQRLKQMLSDLMQQQEQQCQEKPSRKERGSSAPPPPSPVFCPFNYPPQPVNLFSVPGFTNFSSFAPGINCNPVFPSGFGDFAHNVSPRSSEQQEQQHPLEHNTSGKTEYMAFPKPFESSSSNGAEKQRNHRQPEEETEKRSTWLDDSQEMKKDDQSQLNAGFAVSVQNIASGHKNQCDMNRRREFDEESLESFSSMPDPIDPTTVTKTFRSRKASAQASLASKDKTPKSKTKRKSSSQLKGRTKNAGYESASASSVCEPCKNNKSRHSDDVVHAKVFSKRNQEQLEKIIKYSRSTEMSSETGSDLSMFEALRDTIYSEVATLISQNESRPHFLIELFHELQLLNTDYLRQRALYALQDIVTRHLCEKNEKGKCSKSLNSSTWVASNSELTPSESLASTDDETFGKNFSTEACQECERPDADNGSTLSTSSNFEPFATDDLGNTVIHLDKALSWMREYERMKVEAESTLDSEGCSSNFQGASAAKLEGPGTGECQSVPQSGDVSAVPCPRIDTQQLDRQIKAIMKEVIPFLKEHMDEVCSSQLLTSVRRMVLTLTQQNDESKEFVKFFHKQLGSILQDSLAKFAGRKLKDCGEDLLVEISEVLFNELAFFKLMQDLDSNSISVKQRCKRKIETTEGMQSYAKEDKDETETAKQVPDSEVCAGNRVPENIRSDASEQEEDEESESGPVAISLSKAETQALTNYGSGEDENEDEEIEFEEGPVDVQTSLQASSETTENEQTSNQELTKAKSSEISSSEQPAKGEQDVAAAVHHYFSVMENTPALTANTPESFITATVKTEGSSSSLTVNETQTRDTTCAENKSGASSESSMAGSPDTESPVLVNEYEPGSGNVSQKSDEDDFVKVEDLPLKLAVYSEADLMKKMETEAQTKSLSDELLDRGGAQDQELVGDAQTLKEPETFGAQNA; encoded by the exons ATGGCAACAGGAGGTGCTCCCTTTGAAGAAGGCATGAATGATCAGGACTTGCCCAGCTGGAGCAATGAGAGCCTTGATGACCGGCTGAACAACAcg GACTGGGGAGGTcaacagaagaaagcaaacagatcttcagagaaaaacaagaaaaagcttAGTGGGGAAGGTGATACAAGGCTTACTAATGACATATCTCCAGAATCTTCACCTGGAATGGAACGACGGAAGACCAGAACTTCTCATAGCTTTCCTCATGCTCGATACATGACTCAGATGTCTGTTCCAGAGCAGGCTGAACTAGAAAGGCTTAAACAAAGAATAAACTTCAGTGATCTGGATCAG AGAAGCATTGGAAGTGATTCTCAAGGCAGAGCAACGGCTGCTAATAACAAACGTCAacttaatgaaaacaaaaaaccattcAACTTCCTGTCAGTACAGATTAATACTAACAAAAGCAAAGATCCTGCCTCAGGTTCCCAAAAAAAGGAAGGTGGGGTATCAGCGCAATGTAAAGAGTTGTTTGGAGCTGCTCTAAGCAAGGATTTTTTGCAAAATTGTCAAGCATCTGCTCAAGAAGATGGAAGGGGAGAACAGGCAATGGATAGTAGCCAG ATTGTGAGCAGACTAGTTCAGATTCGCGACTATATTGCTAAGGCCAGCTCCATGCGGGATGATCTTgtagagaaaaatgaaagatcGGCCAATGTTGAGCGTTTATCACACCTTATAGATGACCTTAAAGAGCAGGAGAAATCCTATCTGAAATTTTTGCAAAAGATGCTT gctAGAGAAAATGAGGAGGATGATGTTCGGACTATAGATTCAGCTGTGGGATCTGGTTCTGTAGGTGAGAGCACATCGCTAAACATTGATGTGCAGTCTGAGGCTTCAGATACCACG GAGGTATCTTTTAGTTTGAGTTGTCGGCCCCGCATTGAGGACAAACTAGGGAATTCAGCTGCACGAGAACAGGTTACAGACATTGATGTTACACCAAGCCctaaagggaaaagagagagagctgCTCTGAATGACAGGGAAATCTGGCCTTGTGGGATTAATAGCCAGGATCTTGGATTGCTTTCAAAG GCCAGAGATCCTCAACAGGAAGCTAAAGAAGAATTGGAAAACTTGAAGAAACAGCATGATTTATTGAAAAGGATGCTacaacagcaggaggaattgAAGGCTCTTCAAGGAAGACAGGCAGCTCTTCTTGCTTTGCAGCATAAAGCAGAGCAAGCCATTGCTGTTCTGGATGATTCTG TTGTAACAGAAACTACAGGTAGTGTGTCAGGAGTGAGTCTTACATCAGAACTGAATGAAGAATTGAATGACTTAATTCAACGCTTTCACAACCAACTTCATGATTCTCAG ACACAGTCTGTGCCTGACAATAGAAGGCAAGCAGAAAGCCTCTCACTTACCAGAGAGATTTCACAAAGCAGAAACTCTTCAATGTGTGAACACCAGTCAGATGAGAAGGCACAGCTTTTTAACAAGATGCGAATGTTGCAGGGTAAAAAGCAAAAGATGGACAAACTATTAGGAGAACTTCATACACTTCGTGACCAACATCTAAATAACTCTTCCT TTTTTCCTGCTTCAAGTTCTCCTCAAAGGAGTGTTGATCAAAGAAGTACaacttcagctgcttctggtCCTGTAGGCATAGTAACTGTTGTCAATGGTGAACCAAACAGTCTGGCATCTGCTCCCTATCCTCCTGATTCCCTGGTTTCTCAAAATGAGAGTGAAGAGGATGAAAATCTAAATCCAACAGAAAAGCTTCA gaagctgAATGAGGTTCGTAAGAGACTGAATGAGTTACGTGAGTTAGTTCACTACTATGAGCAGACGTCTGATATGATGGCAGATGCTGTGAATGAAAACACtaaggaggaggaagaaacagaagaatcaGAAAGTGATTCTGAACATGAGGATCCCCAGCCTGTTACAAATATTAG AAACCCTCAAGGAATCAGTAGTTGGAGTGAAATAAATAGCAACTCAAATGTACAGTGTGGAGCTAATAACAGAGATGGAAGACATCTTAATACAGACTGTGAAATAAACAACCGATCTGCTGCTAATATAAGAACTCTAAACATGTCTTCTGCTTTAG ACTGTCATAATAGGGAGAATGACAAACGCCTTGATCTACCCCAAGGTGAAGATGATGAAGTGGAAGATCGAGTTAGTGAAGATTCCATGTCTAGTCACAGAAGCAGCCTGGGTGATGTGGCTGGAGATGCTGAGTTTGAGCAGAAGATCAATAGGCTTATAGCTGCAAAACAGAAGCTTAGACAGTTACAAAACCTTGCTGCCATGGTGCAG GATGATGATCCAGAGCCTCAAGGAGCAGTTGCAAATGCGTCTAATATTGGTGACTTGTTGGGTGAGGTGGAAGAGACAAAGCAACAACCAAACAATGTCCGAGCAAGTTCCaacaagttaaaaaaagatGTGCGACTGAATGAAAAAGCAAG AGAGAAGTTCTATGAAGCTaaacttcagcagcagcaacgGGAGCTTAAGCAGttacaagaagaaagaagaaaactgtttgaaatccaggaaaaaattcaAGTGTTGCAGAAAGCTTGTCCTGACCTTCAA ttGTCAGCTGGCCTGGGTAACTGTCCAGCAAATAGACAGACTTCACAAGCAACATCAACTCCAGCCACGAATGAGTGTAACACAGCTGGCAAGCCTTTATTTGAGTGTGATGAATCATTACCAGTAGGCAGTGAG CAGTTATGGTCTGAGATGAGAAGACATGAGATTTTAAGAGAAGAATTGCGACAGAGAAGAAAGCAACTTGAAGCTTTAATGGCTGAAGATCAGAGAAGGAGAGAGCTTGCAGAAACAATATCTGCTGTTGCTGCATCTGTTAAAAGTGAAGGGTCAGAAGCTCAGTGTACTCCACGGCAGAGCAGGACTGAAAA GACAATGGCTACCTGGGGAGGTTCTACCCAGTGTGCCctagaggaagaaaatggagaTGAAGACGGTTATCTCTCTGATGGAGGTGGTCAggcagaagaagaggaagaagatgcaTCAAGTTTGAATGACAGTTTCTCTGTTTATCCCAATAACAACATACCAGAAAACGCCTATTTTGGTAAAGGAAACAAAGATAG GTGGAAAAACTGCCGTCCCCTTTCAGCAGATGGAAATTATCGGCCCGTGTCTAAGGCCAGGCAACAGCAAAACATAAATATGCGGCGTCAGGAAAATTTTCGGTGGATGTCTGAGCTTTCCTATGTGGAAGAAAAGGAGCGATGGCAAGAGCAGATCAATCAGTTGAAGAAACAGCATGAATTTAGTGTCAGCATTTGTCAAACTTTGATGCAGGATCAGCAG aCCCTCTCTTGCCTTCTGCAGACTTTGCTCACAGGACCCTATAGCATGATGCCCAATAATGTTGCATCTTCACAAATACATCTCATTATGCATCAGTTAAACCAGTGTTACACTCAACTGACTTGGCAGCAGAATAATGTCCAAAG gTTGAAACAAATGTTAAGTGATCTTATGCAGCAGCAAGAACAACAGTGTCAAGAGAAACCatcaagaaaggagagaggcAGTAGTGCACCGCCACCTCCATCTCCTGTTTTCTGTCCATTCAACTACCCTCCGCAACCTGTGAACCTCTTTAGTGTTCCAGGATTtactaatttttcttcctttgctccaG GTATTAACTGTAATCCAGTGTTTCCATCTGGTTTTGGAGATTTTGCACATAATGTTTCTCCAcgcagcagtgagcagcaggagcagcagcatcctctaGAACATAATACTTCTGGGAAAACAGAGTATATGGCATTCCCCAAACCCTTTGAAAGCAGTTCCTCTAAtggagcagaaaaacaaag GAATCATAGACAACCtgaagaggaaacagaaaaaagatcAACTTGGCTTGATGATAGccaagaaatgaagaaagatgATCAGTCTCAGCTGAATGCAGGTTTTGCAGTTTCAGTACAAAACATTGCTTCTGGTCATAAGAATCAGTGCGATATGAACCGGAGAAGAGAGTTTGATGAAGAGTCTTTGGAGAGTTTCAGCAGCATGCCTGATCCAATAGACCCAACTACTGTGACAAAGACATTTAGATCTAGAAAAGCATCAGCACAAGCAAGCCTGGCATCAAAAGATAAAACGCCCAAATCAAAGACTAAGAGGAAGAGTTCTTCTCAGCTAAAAGGCAGAACTAAAAATGCTG GTTATGAAAGTGCAAGTGCTTCTAGTGTGTGTGAGCCCTGCAAGAACAATAAAAGCAGACACTCTGATGACGTGGTTCATGCAAAGGTGTTCAGCAAAAGGAATCAGGAGcaattggaaaaaataattaaatacagTAGATCTACAGAAATGTCTTCAG aaactGGTAGTGATCTTTCTATGTTTGAAGCTTTGCGAGACACAATTTATTCTGAAGTGGCAACTCTTATTTCTCAAAATGAGTCTCGTCCCCACTTTCTTATTGAACTTTTCCATGAGCTTCAGCTGCTAAATACAGATTATCTGAGGCAAAGGGCTCTATATGCTCTACAG GATATAGTGACCAGACATTTatgtgagaaaaatgaaaaagggaagTGTTCAAAATCACTGAATTCTTCAACATGGGTGGCATCAAATTCTGAACTCACTCCTAGTGAAAGTCTTGCCTCTACAGATGAT GAAACTTTTGGCAAGAACTTTTCTACAGAAGCATGTCAAGAATGTGAACGACCTGATGCAGACAATGGCAGTACTTTGTCTACTTCTTCAAATTTTGAACCCTTTGCCACTGATGACCTTG GCAACACAGTGATTCATTTAGATAAAGCTTTGTCTTGGATGAGGGAATATGAGCGTATGAAAGTTGAAGCTGAAAGTACCCTTGACTCTGAGGGCTGCTCTAGTAATTTTCAGGGTGCTTCTGCTGCTAAATTAGAAG GTCCAGGTACTGGTGAATGTCAGTCTGTGCCACAGTCAGGTGATGTTTCTGCAGTTCCATGTCCTCGTATAGATACTCAGCAGCTGGACCGGCAGATTAAAGCAATTATGAAGGAGGTCATTCCTTTTCTGAAG GAACACATGGATGAAGTCTGCTCTTCTCAATTACTGACATCAGTAAGACGTATGGTCTTGACTCTTACACAACAAAATGATGAAAGTAAAGAATTTGTGAAGTTCTTTCATAAGCAGCTTGGCAGTATACTTCAG GATTCACTGGCAAAATTTGCTGgtagaaaattaaaagattGTGGGGAGGATCTTCTTGTGGAGATCTCTGAAGTATTATTCAATGAATTAGCCTTTTTTAAACTCATGCAAGACTTGGATAGCAACAGTATTTCTGTAAAGCAGAGATGTAAACGAAAAATAGAAACCACTGAAGGAATGCAGTCTTATGCTAAAgag GACAAGGATGAGACTGAAACTGCTAAACAAGTACCGGACTCAGAAGTGTGTGCTGGTAACAGAGTGCCTGAAAATATTAGATCTGATGCATCTGAGcaagaggaagatgaggaaaGTGAAAGTGGTCCAGTGGCAATAA GTTTATCGAAAGCAGAAACCCAAGCTCTGACTAACTATGGCAGTGGAGAAGATGAGAATGAAGATGAAGAAATAGAATTTGAGGAAGGACCTGTTGATGTGCAAACATCACTACAAGCCAGCAGTGAAACAACTGAAAATGAACAG ACTTCAAACCAAGAGTTGACTAAGGCAAAAAGCAGTGAGATTTCGTCATCAGAACAACCTGCTAAAG GTGAACAAgatgtggctgcagctgtgcatcATTACTTCAGTGTCATGGAGAATACACCAGCTTTAACAGCCAATACCCCAGAATCCTTTATAACAGCCACTGTGAAAACTGAAGGATCAAGCTCATCTTTGACAGTGAATGAAACTCAAACACGAGATACCACATGTGCAGAAAACAAATCTGGTGCAAGTTCTGAAAGCTCCATGGCTGGCAGCCCTGATACAGAGTCACCTGTGCTAGTGAACGAATAT GAACCTGGTTCTGGAAATGTAAGTCAAAAATCTGATGAAGATGACTTTGTGAAAGTCGAAGACTTGCCCCTCAAACTTGCTGTATATTCAGAG GCagatttaatgaagaaaatggaaacagaggCCCAAACCAAGAGTTTGTCTGATGAATTACTGGATAGAGGTGGAGCTCAAGATCAGGAATTAGTAGGAGATGCCCAAACATTGAAAGAacctg